A single Bacillota bacterium DNA region contains:
- a CDS encoding diacylglycerol kinase family protein: protein MIANPQAAKGYRQGGLRAVEDVFRHARVPYEISVTQGPGHATELARLAVKEGWRRIVAIGGDGTMGETLNGIVGSDAALGVIPAGTGNDMAFTLGMAKDMGVAARQLLMARTQRIDVGRDPDGHFGIILGLGFSTDVMQYCNTHSSLFQGSAAILAAIITILNRLRPVSMRVTMDNGSFEGAYMAVFVMNTRRTGGGLRMAPTASLTDGMFDLVLVGAMSKPDFLMTLPKAYQGRHLGNPAVSLHRTRKVCIETSEPLRKMFDGNVLGQTPVNAEVVPLGLSVLVPDGWDLE, encoded by the coding sequence CTGATAGCCAATCCCCAGGCCGCCAAGGGGTACCGTCAAGGAGGGCTCCGGGCGGTCGAAGACGTGTTCCGCCATGCCCGGGTGCCATATGAGATCTCCGTCACCCAGGGCCCCGGCCACGCCACTGAACTCGCCCGCCTGGCCGTGAAGGAAGGGTGGCGGCGCATCGTGGCCATAGGCGGGGACGGCACGATGGGAGAGACCCTGAACGGGATCGTGGGAAGCGATGCGGCCCTGGGGGTAATCCCTGCTGGAACCGGAAACGACATGGCCTTCACCCTTGGCATGGCCAAGGACATGGGGGTCGCGGCCCGGCAGCTCCTCATGGCAAGAACCCAGCGCATCGATGTAGGCCGTGACCCTGACGGTCACTTCGGTATAATCCTGGGCCTAGGGTTTTCCACCGATGTAATGCAGTACTGCAACACCCACTCCTCCCTCTTCCAGGGTTCCGCCGCCATCCTCGCCGCCATCATCACCATCCTGAACCGGTTAAGGCCTGTCTCAATGCGGGTGACGATGGACAACGGCTCCTTCGAGGGGGCGTACATGGCTGTATTCGTGATGAATACCCGGAGGACCGGCGGGGGTCTCAGGATGGCCCCCACGGCCAGCCTTACCGATGGCATGTTCGACCTGGTCCTGGTAGGTGCCATGTCCAAACCGGACTTCCTGATGACGCTACCCAAAGCCTACCAGGGAAGGCACCTGGGGAACCCGGCAGTGAGCCTGCACAGGACCAGGAAGGTATGCATAGAGACCTCGGAGCCCCTCAGGAAGATGTTCGACGGGAACGTGTTGGGGCAGACTCCTGTCAATGCCGAGGTTGTTCCCCTGGGTCTAAGCGTGCTGGTGCCAGACGGTTGGGACCTTGAATAG